TGCATTTGCACCTGATTTAACCGTTTTAAAAATTCGGTTAAACCCTTGAAATGCCAAGGCACCACAGATAATGACTAATAGAATAAATGCAATTTGTTCGTTAGGACTTAACATGGATTAATCTTCCAGCTCTTCAACCAATTCTTCCACCACATCGAATAAATCTTCTGCCATTCCATAATGAGCCACATCAAAGATGGGTGCATTTTTATCCGAGTTAATGGCAATAATTGTGGATGAACTTTTCATGCCTTCAATATGTTCCGGTGCGCCAGAAATGCCCAAAGCAATATAGACTTTTGGTTTTACTTTCATTCCGGATTTACCCACTTGATGTGCTTTCGACATCCAGCCCGCATCCACTAACGGACGGGAACACGCCAAATCAGCATCCAATACTTCAGCTAATTCTTCCGCCAATTCTATATCGTCTTTGCTTCCAATTCCACGACCTACCGCTACAAGAATTTCACTTTGAGTAATATCCACATCCGCTGCTTCCGGTTCAATGAGTTGCTTAAATCGAACTTTTCCTGCACCTGAATCAGCAGAAAAATCTTCTACCGATGGTGATCCTGGACTTTTGCCAGCATCCGCATTGAATGCGCCTGCTAATATCATCGCTACGGCAGAACCAGCCACATCAGTGACTACATTCATTTTTCCGCCATACAAAGAACTGGTGCATGAAAATCCACTACCACTTGCACTCATATTCATACAGTAAGAAACGGTTGGCAACTCTAATGCGGTCGCAACCGAATTGGCAATATCCATTCCCATGGATGTAGAGCCAACCATCACCAATGAAGGCGATTTTGCACTCACCACAGACTGAACAGCCGCAGCATAGGATTCCGGATTAAAATCGTCACTTCCACCAACCGAAATAACAGAATCGGCTACGCCCAATTCACCGGCTTTTCCGTTCATGCTCCCAAATGTAACGGCGACACATTGACCACCGGACGCACCGGCTAATTCTTTGGCTTTTCCCAGCATTTCAAAAGTAATGTCCTGGAATTCGCCCTTTAAATGTTCAGTTATGACTAAAATATCGCCCATTAGATAACCCCTTTATCTTTTAAAACTTCGATTAAATCTTCCACATCGTCCAGCATTTTCGCACCGGAACCTTTTGCAGGTGGTGCCATACTTGCAACATTGCTTCCACTCCCACCACCTAAATCGCCCATGGATACTTCTTCGATAGATGCGGTTTCCTGCACTTGGCGAATTTTACTCACTGGTGCATATCTTGGCGCTTTCTTCGCAGCTTGAATGCCCAAT
The Candidatus Neomarinimicrobiota bacterium DNA segment above includes these coding regions:
- a CDS encoding electron transfer flavoprotein subunit alpha/FixB family protein, which translates into the protein MGDILVITEHLKGEFQDITFEMLGKAKELAGASGGQCVAVTFGSMNGKAGELGVADSVISVGGSDDFNPESYAAAVQSVVSAKSPSLVMVGSTSMGMDIANSVATALELPTVSYCMNMSASGSGFSCTSSLYGGKMNVVTDVAGSAVAMILAGAFNADAGKSPGSPSVEDFSADSGAGKVRFKQLIEPEAADVDITQSEILVAVGRGIGSKDDIELAEELAEVLDADLACSRPLVDAGWMSKAHQVGKSGMKVKPKVYIALGISGAPEHIEGMKSSSTIIAINSDKNAPIFDVAHYGMAEDLFDVVEELVEELED